From Etheostoma spectabile isolate EspeVRDwgs_2016 unplaced genomic scaffold, UIUC_Espe_1.0 scaffold00570036, whole genome shotgun sequence, one genomic window encodes:
- the LOC116685568 gene encoding uncharacterized protein LOC116685568: protein LTLTRLDVDQNNIVVRFLTGSGLQFEFRDLSFTASYSRDPARPLAEVTGKKVHITIGVRLIQHEGHLGLELLPGDSGCQIQADRLRVDTNGLVGLALSAAQLKQQIKDWFISKLCPVIRKFGVPRVNTFLSGVAMETTLIKDENINLHYALSGDVTVTSNSLDVPFTGVILYDHTMKDPEIPALPTTGVVPVLTESDQMAYVGVSVDLFKTAGWALYNHGPFQLDSLEGPLLVKLTKEPDITLNVGGLSIKVEFTAQSLVQPPPPPLP from the exons GTTGACACTGACCCGTCTGGACGTGGACCAGAACAACATCGTGGTCCGGTTCCTGACGGGTTCAGGTCTTCAGTTTGAATTCAGGGACCTGAGCTTCACTGCATCCTACTCCCGAGACCCTGCCCGGCCCTTGGC GGAAGTAACAGGAAAAAAGGTCCACATCACCATCGGAGTGAGACTGATCCAACACGAAGGACATCTGGGACTCGAGCTGCTGCCTGGAGACTCGGGATGTCAGATCCAGGCGGACCGCCTCCGGGTGGACACCAACGGATTAGTGGG GTTGGCGCTGAGCGCTGCTCAGTTGAAACAACAAATCAAGGATTGGTTCATCTCTAAG ctcTGTCCTGTTATAAGGAAGTTTGGTGTCCCTCGTGTAAACACCTTCTTGAGTGGCGTTGCCATGGAGACAACGTTGATCAAAGACGAAAACATCAACCTCCACTACGCTCTGAGCGGAGACGTCACGGTGACGTCCAACAGCCTCGACGTCCCTTTCACA GGGGTGATTCTCTATGACCACACCATGAAGGATCCCGAAATCCCTGCTTTACCAACTACAGGGGTGGTGCCGGTGTTAACCGAGAGTGACCAGATGGCGTACGTGGGCGTCTCTGTAGACCTGTTCAAAACCGCCGGCTGGGCGCTCTACAACCACGGCCCTTTTCAACTGGACAGTTTGGAG GGTCCTCTCCTAGTGAAGCTCACTAAGGAGCCAGACATCACCCTCAACGTGGGGGGGTTATCCATCAAGGTGGAGTTCACCGCCCAGTCTCTGGTCCagccaccacccccccccctccccag